In Dysidea avara chromosome 3, odDysAvar1.4, whole genome shotgun sequence, a single window of DNA contains:
- the LOC136251774 gene encoding uncharacterized protein yields MAEALARLKKVRAGHRSSASRLMNQLEEASAVTGGPAPEKLQQWKLSLTEKLDKLRALNDEILASIEEDAIAYEIEQSDVFSERIQQCICHVEQLILSKPPLPARTHRASPPHDSPSKPPDEPPTTVTDTTTHTDTLLAPGHDTRDSGSKVKLPKLVPKTFNGDLTKWEAFWSTFESSIHLNPTLSAVDKFTYLDSLLEGPAMRAIAGLKLSAGNYTEAIDTLKKRFGNKRQIISHHMDTLLELESVSSVNNIKALRRFHDQVEFQVRSLKSLDVPLDSYGNLLSSLFMNRLPQKLRLIISREVGDAEWNIDQLMGIVEREISTRERSSSGGSHVPTTAALLIGDGQLKCSYCRQGHSSASCGVVTDTSQRKVILKRAGRCFVCLKRHHMSKDCRSSIRCARCGGRHHISICKSSYTANKGDGDKQRSDSQDHVGSGPTSVVQPQPPPSQHVLQQTIPQPLPQQQLLPTPGQQTPVTTQLYCVNTQVPVLLQTAKAYVHKWNDPGCGMTIRLMLDGGSQRSYITQRVRDALGLQPERTEQVQIKTFGSDSTTMQTVEVVRLAVPLKTGTTIYFVFSTVPLICEPLSCQPIAYTKEKYHHLSDLDLADFSRVGEELQVDALIGADHYWQLVTGEIIHGKSGPTAINTHLGWVLSGPVCSEANVHNLNSYHSLLVQSSDTSSLDSVLKSFWELESLGIQSVEPSVHDVFKDSVMFRDGRYEVTLPWRDKQTRPPSNFKPAKRRLLTLLKKLRHHPEVSEVSTHKNGTGTHYLPHHAVIRQDKSTTKLRIVYDASAKAEGRSLNDCLFSGPKFNQSILDIILRFQCYRVALVADIEKAFLMVSVTNSDRDVLRFLWVDDVHKESPVIVQMRFTRVVFGVSASPFLLNATIRHHLEKYRDENPDLVDTLMKSIYVDDVTYGADGEDEAYKLYVLSKKVFAEGGFNLRKFVTNSSTLRQRIASHEQISSPDVHFKSSVMEEDATYTSDLLTGSVPGGQKVLGVSWNSINDVLEFDIRQIAISLHTLTPTKRNIVSFASRFYDPLGFLSPVIVMLKIFFQELCRFKLGWDDHLPNELLTKWTSLLSKFQGSVVTLPRCYFHLPGKPMANVLYGFCDASTAAYAAVVYLCVGSESAYFVASKTRVSPLSHQTVPRLELLSCLLLSRLISTVVAALESVISVQVGSCFTDSKVALFWIQGEHKQWKQFVHNRVTEIRRLVPAQHWAHCAGKENPADMPSHGISSQELETSLVWRHGPYWLSKFSPAQVTDELPIPEDCMSEMKLTNHTLLIATDRSGIGKLIDCERYSKLRKLLRVTALVRKFIARFKMLVQHNGPSIDWTLTAADIEMAELDWINDCQNHLTDDSKFEVWKNQLDLFLDQYDVWRCGGRLKKANLPYAQTHPILLPKQHPLTALIVKSAHDRTLHGGVKDTLTDIRSKYWLVKGRQFVRKIIHQCVTCRKVEGPHYRAVPPPPLPDFRVTEAPPFLYCGVDFAGPLYFKESDGSGSSKVWIALYTCCVTRAVHLELVPDMSTQTFIRSFKRFSARRGVPAQIVSDNAKTFVSAAQTLQDVLRSPEVQQHFAGINVKWVFNLEKAPWWGGFFERMVQSVKRCLKKSIGKARLSYDELITVLTEIEAIINCRPLSYLSAEDLDEPLTPSHLMTGHRLLSLPNVTGSVDSNDEDFVVSCDDLNDRVQHLNSILEDYWIRWRDEYLLQLRERYNTVDKVGVPRSPVPGEVVIVQDENHPRNLWKLGKINDTMKGDDGQIRGAILDVITNGKHKTIRRPITQLYPLEVMSRSDVVQKQGSKDQDDTREVTVDPPVSRPVDNPASRPVRTAAQRARQQVHEWITDANQT; encoded by the exons ATGGCTGAAGCCCTTGCAAGATTGAAAAAAGTTCGAGCAGGACATAGATCGTCTGCTTCAAGACTCATGAACCAACTAGAGGAAGCTAGTGCTGTCACAGGAGGACCGGCGCCTGAGAAGTTACAACAATGGAAGCTTTCTTTAACAGAAAAGCTAGACAAACTTCGTGCATTAAATGATGAAATATTAGCATCAATTGAGGAAGATGCAATTGCATATGAAATTGAGCAGTCTGATGTGTTTTCAGAACggatacagcaatgcatatgtCACGTGGAGCAACTAATTTTATCCAAGCCACCACTACCTGCACGCACTCATCGAGCCTCCCCACCACATGACAGTCCAAGCAAGCCACCTGACGAGCCACCAACAACTGTTACTGATACAACTACTCACACAGATACCTTACTGGCACCAGGGCATGATACAAGAGATAGTGGTAGCAAAGTAAAGCTTCCTAAGTTAGTGCCAAAGACATTTAACGGCGACCTTACTAAGTGGGAGGCATTTTGGAGCACCTTTGAGTCATCCATACACCTCAATCCAACCTTGTCGGCCGTTGACAAGTTTACGTACTTGGATTCCCTGTTAGAGGGCCCTGCAATGCGAGCTATAGCCGGACTTAAGCTCTCTGCTGGTAACTACACAGAGGCGATTGACACTTTGAAGAAACGCTTTGGCAACAAGCGACAAATTATCTCCCATCATATGGACACCTTGTTAGAATTAGAGTCTGTCTCATCAGTTAACAACATCAAGGCTCTTCGTCGTTTTCATGACCAGGTTGAGTTTCAAGTGCGCAGTCTGAAGTCACTTGACGTCCCATTAGATTCATATGGGAATTTGTTGTCATCCTTGTTTATGAATAGACTTCCCCAGAAGCTTCGTTTGATCATTAGTAGAGAGGTTGGTGATGCAGAGTGGAATATTGATCAATTAATGGGTATTGTTGAACGCGAGATAAGCACACGTGAGAGATCATCCAGTGGTGGGTCACATGTGCCAACTACCGCGGCACTGCTGATAGGTGATGGTCAATTGAAGTGTTCTTATTGTAGACAGGGACATTCCTCAGCATCGTGTGGTGTTGTTACTGATACTTCACAGAGAAAGGTGATCCTGAAGAGAGCAGGGCGTTGTTTTGTGTGTCTTAAAAGACATCATATGAGTAAAGACTGTCGATCCTCTATCAGATGTGCACGTTGTGGTGGCCGGCACCATATCAGTATTTGCAAGAGCAGTTATACTGCCAATAAGGGTGATGGAGACAAGCAGCGCTCAGACTCACAGGATCATGTTGGTTCCGGCCCAACCTCAGTAGTCCAACCCCAGCCACCACCCAGTCAGCATGTCCTGCAGCAGACTATCCCACAACCTCTTCCACAGCAACAGTTACTACCAACACCAGGGCAGCAGACGCCAGTGACAACTCAGCTCTATTGTGTGAATACGCAAGTGCCAGTGTTACTACAGACAGCCAAGGCTTATGTGCACAAGTGGAATGATCCAGGATGTGGGATGACTATAAGATTGATGCTGGATGGGGGGAGTCAACGTTCTTACATAACCCAGAGAGTGAGAGATGCCTTGGGATTGCAACCAGAGCGTACTGAACAAGTACAAATTAAGACCTTTGGCTCAGATAGTACCACAATGCAGACTGTTGAGGTGGTCAGACTTGCTGTCCCTCTTAAGACTGGCACTACCATCTACTTTGTGTTCTCCACAGTGCCACTGATCTGTGAGCCATTATCATGCCAACCAATTGCTTACACCAAGGAAAAGTACCATCATCTTTCAGACCTTGATCTTGCTGACTTTTCTAGGGTTGGTGAGGAACTTCAAGTAGATGCCTTGATTGGAGCGGATCACTATTGGCAGTTGGTAACTGGAGAAATCATACATGGAAAGAGTGGACCAACGGCAATCAACACCCATTTAGGCTGGGTACTGTCCGGCCCAGTTTGTAGTGAAGCCAATGTACACAACTTGAATTCCTATCACTCACTGCTTGTTCAATCGTCAGATACATCTTCCCTGGACAGTGTGCTTAAGAGCTTTTGGGAGCTGGAGTCACTAGGCATTCAGTCAGTTGAACCATCTGTCCATGATGTTTTCAAGGACTCAGTAATGTTTAGAGATGGCAGATATGAAGTTACACTCCCATGGCGAGATAAACAGACAAGGCCTCCCAGTAACTTTAAACCAGCTAAGAGGCGACTCCTAACACTGCTTAAGAAGCTGCGTCATCATCCTGAG GTCAGTGAGGTGTCTACTCACAAGAATGGCACTGGAACACATTATCTACCACATCACGCAGTCATCCGCCAGGACAAGTCAACAACCAAGTTGCGGATAGTCTATGATGCCTCTGCAAAGGCAGAGGGCCGTTCACTCAATGATTGCTTGTTTTCTGGGCCCAAGTTTAATCAGAGTATCCTAGACATCATTTTGAGGTTCCAATGTTACCGAGTCGCACTAGTGGCAGATATAGAGAAAGCCTTCCTAATGGTGTCTGTTACCAACTCAGACAGGGATGTGCTGCGGTTTCTGTGGGTGGATGATGTACACAAGGAATCACCAGTAATAGTGCAAATGCGATTTACCAGAGTAGTTTTTGGTGTGTCTGCCAGCCCTTTCCTACTCAATGCCACTATACGCCACCACCTTGAGAAGTATCGGGATGAAAACCCAGATCTAGTAGACACTCTAATGAAATCAATCTATGTTGACGATGTTACGTATGGTGCTGATGGGGAGGATGAGGCTTACAAGCTTTATGTGTTGTCTAAGAAAGTGTTTGCAGAGGGTGGATTTAATTTGCGTAAATTTGTCACCAATTCATCGACCTTACGTCAGAGAATAGCATCTCATGAACAGATCTCGTCACCTGATGTACATTTCAAGAGTAGCGTCATGGAAGAGGACGCAACCTATACAAGTGATCTCCTGACAGGAAGTGTACCTGGCGGACAGAAAGTTCTTGGCGTAAGTTGGAACTCAATAAATGATGTGTTAGAATTTGATATCAGACAAATAGCCATTTCTCTGCATACATTGACACCAACCAAGCGTAATATAGTTAGTTTTGCTTCACGTTTTTATGACCCTTTGGGCTTTTTGTCTCCAGTGATAGTGATgctgaaaatattttttcaagAGTTATGCAGGTTCAAGCTTGGTTGGGACGATCACCTACCAAATGAGTTGCTAACTAAATGGACAAGCTTGCTATCAAAATTCCAGGGTAGTGTCGTTACCCTTCCGAGATGTTACTTTCACTTACCAGGTAAACCAATGGCAAATGTCCTGTATGGGTTCTGTGATGCCTCCACTGCCGCATATGCAGCTGTGGTCTACTTATGTGTTGGCTCAGAATCAGCCTATTTTGTAGCGTCTAAGACACGAGTGTCACCCCTTAGCCATCAGACTGTTCCTCGGCTTGAATTGTTATCTTGTCTCCTACTATCTAGGCTCATTTCCACTGTAGTTGCGGCTCTTGAATCAGTTATCAGTGTTCAAGTGGGTTCATGTTTCACGGACTCAAAAGTAGCTTTGTTTTGGATTCAAGGAGAGCATAAGCAGTGGAAACAGTTTGTTCACAACAGGGTAACAGAAATCCGACGACTAGTGCCAGCACAACACTGGGCACACTGTGCAGGGAAGGAAAACCCGGCTGATATGCCGTCTCATGGTATTTCATCTCAGGAACTAGAGACAAGCCTGGTGTGGAGACATGGCCCTTACTGGCTATCGAAGTTCTCTCCAGCACAAGTCACTGATGAGCTACCTATACCAGAAGATTGCATGTCAGAAATGAAACTGACCAATCACACCTTACTAATAGCAACAGATCGTAGTGGCATAGGGAAACTGATAGACTGTGAACGTTACAGTAAGTTACGTAAGCTATTAAGGGTGACAGCACTTGTGAGGAAATTTATTGCAAGGTTTAAAATGCTAGTTCAACACAATGGCCCTTCTATTGATTGGACACTGACAGCTGCAGACATAGAAATGGCAGAACTGGACTGGATTAATGACTGCCAGAATCATTTGACTGATGATAGCAAATTTGAAGTGTGGAAGAACCAGCTAGACTTGTTTCTAGACCAGTATGATGTTTGGAGGTGTGGAGGAAGACTGAAGAAGGCAAACTTGCCGTATGCTCAAACACATCCAATTTTGCTCCCCAAGCAACATCCTTTGACTGCTTTGATTGTAAAGAGTGCCCATGACCGAACCTTGCACGGCGGTGTGAAGGATACTTTAACGGACATTCGCTCCAAGTATTGGCTTGTCAAGGGCAGACAATTTGTTAGAAAAATAATTCATCAGTGTGTGACATGTCGCAAAGTGGAAGGCCCTCACTACAGAGCAGTACCTCCACCGCCACTACCAGACTTCCGTGTCACTGAAGCACCACCATTTTTGTACTGTGGAGTCGACTTTGCTGGGCCTCTCTATTTTAAGGAGAGTGATGGATCAGGAAGCAGCAAGGTATGGATAGCATTATATACGTGCTGTGTTACACGTGCTGTTCATCTGGAATTGGTCCCAGACATGAGTACTCAAACATTTATCCGTTCATTTAAGAGGTTCAGTGCCAGAAGAGGTGTACCCGCACAAATAGTCTCGGATAATGCCAAGACGTTTGTATCTGCAGCACAGACACTTCAGGATGTGCTAAGGAGCCCAGAAGTACAGCAGCATTTCGCAGGTATTAATGTTAAGTGGGTTTTTAACCTGGAGAAAGCACCATGGTGGGGTGGTTTCTTTGAGAGGATGGTCCAGTCAGTTAAGAGATGCCTAAAGAAGTCTATCGGCAAGGCTAGGCTTTCGTATGATGAACTAATAACAGTATTGACGGAAATTGAGGCAATAATCAACTGTCGACCCCTTTCATACTTATCTGCAGAAGACTTGGATGAGCCACTTACACCATCTCACCTAATGACTGGACATCGTCTATTATCCTTGCCAAATGTCACTGGATCAGTTGACAGTAATGATGAGGACTTTGTAGTGAGTTGTGATGATCTCAATGACAGGGTACAGCATCTGAACAGTATTCTAGAGGACTACTGGATTAGATGGAGAGATGAATATCTTCTTCAGCTCCGGGAACGTTACAATACTGTGGACAAAGTGGGAGTCCCCAGATCGCCAGTACCTGGAGAGGTAGTTATTGTCCAAGATGAGAATCATCCACGTAATTTATGGAAGCTTGGTAAGATAAATGATACGATGAAAGGTGATGATGGCCAGATCCGTGGAGCTATATTGGATGTTATCACTAATGGGAAGCACAAAACAATCCGTAGACCGATAACGCAATTGTATCCACTTGAGGTGATGTCAAGGTCAGATGTCGTTCAGAAGCAAGGCTCTAAGGATCAGGATGACACTAGGGAGGTGACAGTTGATCCTCCAGTCTCTCGACCTGTTGACAACCCAGCCTCTCGACCTGTGCGGACAGCAGCTCAAAGAGCTCGGCAGCAAGTACATGAGTGGATAACTGATGCTAATCAAACCTGA
- the LOC136251772 gene encoding uncharacterized protein, with protein sequence MKSAPGPDGLTYYHLFHLPCTHHFLATLFNKILNAGTAPGSWGQARIKLIYKTGDRHDPLNFRPIALTSVVGKLFHKILSRRLESYLKVNGVLDTTIQKGFVSGMPGVFEHIYSLSAIMQDALSNKKPLMVTFIDLKNAFGSVSHHLIFDMLRAVKVPSSFFNYVFSFYSQLSVTITSDHWETAMIPFQRGVFQGDTLSPMIFLLVFNPLLQLADSLNNPCGYTFQLPVPNCDSLPPVGSFVYIKWSESGDEEPGWYKARIDKYLFNGLCKLVYKEDIDTMVFEEVDLHQVDWKPCGKRAKRFVPLTDKPATVKSSWKSSPKFVDSIAHSVKGYADDATLISTNLETHSSVLQEIDKKAADLDLTLKPSKCVSFLFDGSKHLSQRIPLSGGTTKLITEGGTKFLGKLIDVSLSATKSIANKNMTSRLSGLLTATDSLPVRGEYKLWIYRNYILSLLRFHLCVDAITNHTIKQLESMVSRYLKKWLQLPRNATRVILYYPGICCPSVSCVSREAKLSLLSCICASSDPQLQELGLHLHLGNDFLRFQNQDYSILSAAQSQLSDMPSARSLYKRAKDDLTSKITSDSEAHLNQLTVQCKFLDSARLETSCRTWNKLMTGFHPGQLSFLLRASSDTLPTAVNLRRWHIQCGAKCTLCDSNRPTTAHILGGCPIALSQQRYTYRHNQVLFTLISQLITLFSDCQMVSVYADLQGHRFNDSPPETIPSNVLVTPYRPDVVIYNRHSASMGIIELTCPLDSIHHLESAHNRKLYKPEYVQLLAELDRLKIPHCYRTVEVSVLGHFQPSSIAAIKDVINFTQQVSLFSKGSARNLLFKMASASISASQRIFYDAYSSFGRTNPRKAADFTDSSHLFKLRLTKFSDLIALLVMLLICGENDIDE encoded by the exons ATGAAATCAGCTCCTGGTCCTGATGGGCTTACTTATTACCATTTATTTCATTTACCATGCACCCATCACTTTTTGGCTACATTATTTAATAAGATACTGAATGCTGGAACTGCTCCTGGAAGTTGGGGCCAGGCTCGTATTAAACTGATATATAAAACTGGAGATCGACATGACCCTTTAAACTTTCGTCCAATTGCCCTTACATCGGTGGTTGGGAAACTGTTTCACAAAATTCTTAGTAGGCGGTTAGAGTCGTATTTGAAAGTAAATGGAGTTTTGGATACTACCATACAGAAAGGATTTGTGTCAGGCATGCCGGGTGTATTTGAACACATTTACTCTTTATCAGCAATTATGCAAGATGCTCTGTCAAACAAAAAGCCTTTGATGGTAACTTTTATTGACCTCAAGAATGCTTTCGGCTCTGTTTCACACCATCTTATTTTTGACATGTTAAGGGCAGTCAAAGTACCTTCCTCCTTTTTCAATTATGTTTTTTCATTTTATTCACAGTTGTCAGTTACAATTACAAGTGATCACTGGGAGACAGCTATGATACCATTTCAACGAGGAGTATTTCAAGGAGATACTCTTTCCCCTATGATATTTTTGTTGGTATTTAATCCACTTCTACAGTTGGCAGACTCTTTGAATAATCCATGTGGCTACACATTTCAACTTCCTGTGCCTAATTGTGATAGCCTACCGCCTGTTGGTTCTTTTGTATACATTAAATGGTCCGAGAGTGGTGATGAAGAACCTGGTTGGTATAAAGCTCGTATTGACAAGTATCTGTTTAATGGTTTATGTAAACTTGTGTACAAGGAAGACATAGATACAATGGTatttgaagaagttgacctCCACCAGGTGGACTGGAAACCTTGTGGTAAGAGGGCAAAGAGGTTTGTGCCTCTTACTGATAAACCTGCCACTGTTAAATCCAGTTGGAAATCTTCTCCAAAATTTGTCGATTCAATTGCCCATTCAGTGAAGGGTTATGCCGATGATGCTACCTTGATTTCCACCAATTTGGAAACCCATTCTTCTGTGCTCCAAGAGATTGACAAGAAAGCTGCAGACTTGGATCTAACACTTAAGCCTTCAAAGTGCGTTTCATTTCTATTTGATGGCTCTAAACATTTGTCACAGAGAATTCCGTTATCAGGTGGGACCACAAAATTGATTACTGAGGGTGGCACAAAATTTCTGGGAAAACTAATTGATGTGTCTTTGTCAGCTACCAAATCTATTGCAAACAAGAATATGACTTCTCGTCTATCTGGTTTACTAACAGCTACTGATTCTCTTCCTGTTAGGGGAGAGTATAAGCTCTGGATTTATAGGAATTACATCTTGTCACTGTTAAGATTCCATCTATGTGTTGATGCAATCACTAACCATACTATTAAACAACTCGAATCTATGGTCAGTCGTTATCTTAAGAAATGGTTACAGCTTCCAAGGAATGCTACTCGGGTAATCCTATACTATCCGGGAATTTGTTGCCCCAGTGTCTCTTGTGTGTCAAGAGAGGCAAAACTTAGTTTGCTTTCATGTATCTGTGCATCATCTGATCCTCAGCTGCAGGAATTGGGCTTGCATCTCCATCTTGGTAATGATTTTCTGCGGTTCCAGAATCAAGATTATTCCATATTGTCGGCTGCCCAAAGCCAATTGTCCGATATGCCATCAGCACGGTCTCTTTACAAGAGAGCTAAGGATGATTTGACTAGTAAAATTACTTCTGACAGTGAAGCCCATCTCAATCAACTCACTGTGCAATGCAAATTTTTGGATTCTGCTAGGTTAGAAACTAGCTGCAGAACATGGAATAAGTTAATGACTGGATTTCACCCTGGGCAACTTTCTTTCTTGTTGAGAGCATCCTCGGACACTCTGCCTACTGCTGTTAACCTGCGTCGCTGGCACATACAGTGTGGTGCCAAGTGTACCCTTTGTGACTCTAACCGGCCAACTACCGCTCATATTTTAGGTGGTTGCCCAATAGCACTATCCCAACAAAGGTACACCTATAGACATAATCAAGTACTGTTCACTTTAATTTCTCAGTTAATTACTCTCTTTTCTGATTGCCAGATGGTCAGTGTCTATGCGGACCTGCAGGGACATCGTTTTAATGACTCTCCTCCTGAAACCATCCCCTCCAATGTCTTAGTCACTCCTTACAGACCCGATGTTGTCATCTATAACAGACACTCTGCATCGATGGGCATTATAGAGCTTACATGTCCATTGGACTCAATACATCATTTGGAGTCTGCACACAACCGCAAACTTTATAAACCTGAGTATGTACAGCTTTTGGCTGAATTGGATCGTTTGAAGATTCCTCACTGCTACAGAACTGTGGAAGTCAGTGTTTTGGGCCATTTTCAACCTAGTTCTATTGCTGCAATTAAGGATGTGATAAATTTTACCCAGCAAGTATCCCTATTTTCCAAGGGAAGTGCtagaaatcttttgttcaagatggccagtgcctcaatttctgcttcacagagaatattttatg ATGCGTATTCTAGTTTTGGTCGGACTAATCCCAGGAAAGCAGCAGATTTTACTGATTCATCACATTTGTTTAAGTTGCGTCTCACAAAGTTTAGTGACCTTATTGCgctacttgtaatgttgttgataTGTGGAGAGAATGACATTGATGAATGA